CTCGGGCGCCTTGCTGCAGGCGACCGTGAATGTTCGTTCAGCTCACGGCCGCGTGCGCCCTCGACAGACCTTGGTGGGCCGACAACAGAGGCAGACCGCCGCGCCGTTGCAACAGAACGACATGCTCGTATTGTGGTCGGACGTGCGCCGTTAGTCAAATCGGCGGCACGTACCTACTCCGCGCCGCGCCACGCGAGGCCGCCGCCGCGTACCCGGCTGACGCTGGCCGGATCCGGATCCATGTCGGGCGCTCGATTGAGCGTTGGCCGCAGAAACGCGAACCGCGAACCGTCCCGGTCGAAGTCGGTCGGCTCGACCCGCCCCGAGGCGTCCATCACCGACGGCCGGACGTCCACGTGGTTGTAGCCGAGCGCGTGCCCCAGCTCATGCGCCCGCAGCGAACGCCGGTAGGGACCCGCCGAGGCGTCGAACGCCTCGTCCAGCATCACGATCGCCGCCTGCACCTGACCGGCGCCGTTCCACGCCCATCTCGTGTATCCCCAGAACGTGGAGCCGTCGGTCAGCCCGCTGAAGCGCGCAACGACGATGGCGCCGGGACGTTCGAGGGCGACGGTTTCACCCTCGGCCGCGCCCTCCACGACGACGTCCGCGAAGCGATCGTATCGTCCGCCGGTCAACTGCGGCATGGTCCAGAGCAGATCGGCGCGCAGCGCCTCCACGTCCTCGTCGCCCATGACCTTCGCCGTCGCGACGGCCGTCGCGGCGTCGACCGCTGCGAAGCGCAGCACGCGCCGCTGGATCACGAGCCGTGGCGTCGTCGTCCACCGCCGGAGCACGCCGTCGCGCCGGAACATCTGATCGAACGCGGCGAGATCGAGACGGCGCGGCATCAGCGTGAGCGTCGCGGGCTCCGTGGTGA
The Acidobacteriota bacterium genome window above contains:
- a CDS encoding carboxypeptidase regulatory-like domain-containing protein is translated as MAATIALLAALAGSGCDRSGTSPTSPSPVTSASALALDGMVVRVDTETPVAGAIVAVTDATPRTATTTTADDGRFSVTDLQSGTVSVRVTAEGYDAASQDVALSEHQSVRLLLRRTGATSSPSPSPSPAPSPAPDPSPGPVPNPAPVPTPTPSPQPEPVPTGPLMLGMTVDALTDDAIGGATIRDERGNAATSRVTGAFELQLASATPSVRVTVTSSATVERVTQVPVTTEPATLTLMPRRLDLAAFDQMFRRDGVLRRWTTTPRLVIQRRVLRFAAVDAATAVATAKVMGDEDVEALRADLLWTMPQLTGGRYDRFADVVVEGAAEGETVALERPGAIVVARFSGLTDGSTFWGYTRWAWNGAGQVQAAIVMLDEAFDASAGPYRRSLRAHELGHALGYNHVDVRPSVMDASGRVEPTDFDRDGSRFAFLRPTLNRAPDMDPDPASVSRVRGGGLAWRGAE